Within Sorghum bicolor cultivar BTx623 chromosome 2, Sorghum_bicolor_NCBIv3, whole genome shotgun sequence, the genomic segment CGCTCACTCTCGCACCCCGCACCCGCACAGGCGCCGCCGTACCTGCGGCCCTCCGCCCTCTCTGTCTGCGATGACTGGGTGGACTACCGCCGCCGCCCTACCCCAGGTGGTGAGGCCTTTGCCTACCTCTTCGCCGGCGATGAGCGCCCACCAGGTGAGTTCTCAAACTGTAACCTACTACTTGGCTATTGATGCCTACTAACTTCTaactttttgcaaaaaaaaatgggTGTTTATGTGTACACCCATGCCCATTTACTAGATCCGCCCCTGATTTGATGGCTACTAACTTCTAACTTTCGCAAAAATTATTGGGTGTACATGTGTACACCCATGTCTCTTTACTAGATCCGCCCCTGCATTAACCTGTGATTGCTCTGCTAATAGAGCTATTGTGCGTTTTACTGATTTTTTAATATTCGAGTCTACAGATCTAATTCATTCACTGTTAGGCAATGTTGGAGAATTTTGGCCCTCTTTTTATGTGTGTGTCTTGGGTAGCATATAGTTTTTTTTCGAGTAGATCTAAGCAGATCTGGTTAGTTACATTTACAAATTTAACTTAAAAAGCACAATGAACACTAGATCAGTCAAATACTTCACCCTGTCGAAAGCTACTGTCACTCACAATTTGTGAGGTCACTGTTGTATCGGGTACTAGTTGATTGTGCCTGAGGATTTTTTTTTAGGTTGTGAGTAATTTATTGAGGATTTTTTTAGGTTGTGAGTAATTTATTGATTGGGGCACGTCTAGAGTAATTTATTGATTGGGGCACTTCTAGAGTAATTTATTGATTGGGGCACTTCTAGAGTAATTTATTGATTGGGGCAGTGCTGGCACAAATTGAAAAATGCACACATGGAACTGATCTGTTCATCAACATTAGTTAGGTTTTAGAGGGCTGTCTTCATTCTCAAGTCTCAAGTTGCCACAAGCTCTCATGTACTTAGAAATTTCTAAGCCAGAAACCCCAGATAATTTTGCTGCCCCCCTAGACTTTCTAAATGTGCCACCTTGGTTACTGCTCTTTCTTTcactttatttttctttttagttgttgACGGATGATTCTCACCTATATATCTGAttgctttatttatttttttgtggAGTATGTTGTGAAATATTCTTTGCTTTGTTAACTTCATCTTTTCCTTCTAACGTTGGCTTGTGCTCTGTGCTCTGTGCTGATGCTTTCTTAGGTGCTCTTTCTTTctctatttttttccttttgtagTTATTAACCGATGATTCACACCTATATATCTGAttgctttatttatttttttggagTATTTTGCGAAATATGTTTTACTTTGTTTATTTCATCTTTTCCTTCTAACGTTGGCCTGTGCTCTGTGCTTTCTTAGGTTCAAACTGTAAATGGTGGAGATGAAATATATAATGAAGACCAACGGGCAATATACAAGTAAACTTCTTATttctctttttaaatatttgctCTACGACTTAAGTTGGATAAAAACGTAATGGATGATTTTGATTGTGTTTTCAAGGTTATTATCTGAAAGAATCAAATCTGAAAATGTCCCTGAAAATAAGGATGGATcagatgacgatgatgatgacgatgatgaagatgaggatgaaGAGGGTGgtgatgacgacgatgatgcTGAAGAGGATTTCTCCGGAGAAGAAGATGGGGGTGACGacgatgatgaagatgatgatccTGAGGCTAATGGTGAAGGAGGGAgtgatgacgacgatgatgatgaggatggtgatgatgatggcgatgatgaagatgaggatgacGATGAGGATGACGATGAGGAGGATGACGAAGATGAGGAAGACCAGCCCccttccaagaagaagaagtgatTTGCTCTTCCATGGATTCACCTCAGCTTCTCCATGCTGTTAGTTGGGTTGTTTAGATCATGGAACAGCTTTGGGACCAATGTAGCTTGTTGCTTGTCGTGGTATCGTAGTTTAGGAAAATTTGACCTCTGATGAATCATTATCTTGTTTTCTTCACTGTGCATGTAGTCTTAAATTGTGTGTTCTCGATTTTTACTTTGGAACTGTGATTGCATTCAATTTTATTCTGTTGCTCACCTCAGGCTTGGATTGTATGTGATgctatgttgttgctgaaaaggtTAGGCTTGGATTGTATGTGATGCTATGTCTGTTACTGAGAAGATTAGGCTAGGCCAGAATTGATGCTGGAGCATCTTGTAATGTGCTTCCAGCATCATGCATTGTGCTTTTTGACATGTATACTACGAACCATTATCCAAATTTATGGTTACTATTGTTGGGGTCCTTTTATCTAATTACACCAGTGATTGGACTACAGGTTTGAACTGCACTCGGTTCGAGGTGTCTGACCGGGACAACAGCAGTACCACCTCTGTCAAGTGACGTTGTTACTTTtagatatttatttttttacaaattacaaagtaaatattttattattaaaatatttctaatgttAAAATAAGTTATAAAAAATAGATAATATtcataaaaaattaaataaagaCGAAGGGTCAAATAAGATGACACAGAGGCTAAAACGTCATTTTTAATGGGAGAGAGGGAGTAAGACTTTACAACATCTAAAGGGCATTAGTTATAGATTGCAGTATTACACTATTTGATCATTAGTGATCGGACTACGCAGTAATACAGTTTGAGCATTAGTGATCGGACTACGCAAGTAAGCCATCATCAGTAACTGAAAAGGTATTTAACTAAAATTGTACTGttgaaagtaaaaaaaaaacacttgaAGAAAGTGACATACTACAAACGGCCTGACGGCACACATTCCCCTTCATGACAAACACAGTCCTCTTTCCCTTCCAAAATCATATCAAAATGTGAAAAATAACCAGAAAAAAGCCTACTATTATACTATATACGCGTAAGCTCCTCTTATCTGCAACTGACTGAAAAGGAACATAACATCTATTCCCTGCCCTAGAGTTCCATTCTTTTGCCTAGACTAAAAAAACGAATTTTCCTTCTGAAACGATCCTTCTGTGCAGAGAGCCATACATCACGATTCATGACTCAGGTTCTGACTTGGAAAAATCCTGGGGCTCACTGCTTGCAAATGCTAACCATACAGCAGTACCAGTTAAGTAAAAGAAGATAGAAGGCACAAAGAGTGATATCTGCACACAAAGCAGTACCATTATGGCGATCAGAGTGATTCATAAAATGAAATATAACTTATGAAGATGGATTGATGTCATACACTCCAAGAATGAGTTGAATCAAGCAGAAAGCCTGTCAGTGCAATGCCTACAATTC encodes:
- the LOC8074190 gene encoding prostatic spermine-binding protein; this encodes MTGWTTAAALPQVVRPLPTSSPAMSAHQVQTVNGGDEIYNEDQRAIYKLLSERIKSENVPENKDGSDDDDDDDDEDEDEEGGDDDDDAEEDFSGEEDGGDDDDEDDDPEANGEGGSDDDDDDEDGDDDGDDEDEDDDEDDDEEDDEDEEDQPPSKKKK